One window of the Candidatus Microbacterium colombiense genome contains the following:
- a CDS encoding ACP S-malonyltransferase gives MIVVVCPGQGSQTPGFLSPWLELDGVAERLAAYSEAAQVDLHQHGTVSDADTIRDTRIAQPLIVAASLITADALAARGARQADGVAGHSVGEIAALVSSGVIDAATGMRLVGIRGRAMADAAAETPTGMSAVLGGDEEAILARLAELDLSPANYNGGGQLVVAGALPALAALAEEPVRGTRVIPLQVAGAFHTTYMAAAVAALRDAVADIEPADPTLPLWTNRDGSEVTDGAQALSYLVDQVSSPVRWDKCMASFADRGITGLIELAPAGALTGLAKRGLRGVPTVAVKTPEDLDAAVALLNGEAA, from the coding sequence GTGATTGTCGTCGTCTGCCCTGGTCAGGGCTCGCAGACCCCCGGTTTCCTCTCCCCTTGGCTGGAGCTCGACGGCGTGGCTGAACGCCTCGCGGCGTACTCCGAGGCCGCGCAGGTCGATCTGCACCAGCACGGAACGGTGTCGGATGCCGACACGATCCGCGATACGCGCATCGCCCAGCCCCTCATCGTCGCGGCCTCGCTGATCACCGCCGACGCCCTCGCGGCCCGCGGTGCGCGACAGGCCGACGGCGTCGCCGGACACTCGGTCGGCGAGATCGCCGCGCTCGTCTCGAGCGGAGTCATCGATGCGGCGACGGGCATGCGCCTGGTCGGCATCCGCGGTCGCGCGATGGCCGATGCCGCGGCAGAGACCCCTACGGGGATGAGTGCGGTTCTGGGCGGCGACGAGGAGGCGATCCTCGCCCGCCTCGCCGAACTCGACCTTTCCCCCGCCAACTACAACGGCGGCGGTCAGCTCGTCGTCGCCGGCGCACTCCCGGCGCTCGCGGCTCTCGCCGAGGAGCCTGTCAGAGGCACGCGCGTGATTCCGCTCCAGGTCGCCGGCGCCTTCCACACGACCTACATGGCTGCCGCGGTCGCCGCACTGCGCGATGCCGTCGCCGACATCGAACCTGCCGACCCGACGCTCCCGCTGTGGACCAACCGCGACGGCTCCGAGGTGACCGACGGTGCTCAGGCCCTGTCGTATCTGGTCGATCAGGTTTCCTCGCCGGTGCGATGGGACAAGTGCATGGCCTCGTTCGCCGATCGCGGCATCACCGGACTCATCGAACTCGCTCCGGCCGGTGCTCTCACCGGACTCGCGAAGCGCGGGCTGCGCGGCGTGCCGACGGTCGCCGTGAAGACCCCT